A stretch of DNA from Candidatus Hydrogenedens sp.:
AGAAGGTGGACGCACTGTTGGTGCTGGCGTCGTAAGTAAAATCATCGAATAATAATATATAATATAATAATATGAGGAAAGACTCCCATGCGGGAACAAGTAATATTACAATGTATGGAATGTAAACGTAAGAATTACACAACCACTCGGGAAAAGAGAAAACATCCTGAGAGGTTGGAAATAAAGAAATTTTGCAAATTTGACCGTAAGCATACGGTACATCGTGAAATGAAATAAAATTAGTTTTGAAGGATGCAGGCCTGTAGCACAATTGGTAGTGCGGCGGCCTCCAAAGCCGAAGGTTGGGGGTTCGAGTCCCTCCAGGCCTGCCAGTACTTTGAATATAAAGTTGAAGGAAAAGATAAATTTTTAGAAGGTAAATACACATGTCAAAAACAGTATTAAGTGTAGAAGAAAAACAGGAACGTGGGCTTAAAGCATTATATGTTAAGGCGAAGAACTTTCTTCTCGAAGTTAAATCGGAGTTAGAAAAAGTTACCTGGCCAACTGTAGATGATTTGAAAGTTTCGACAAAGGTAACTATGATTATGTTGGTGATTATGGCGGTAATTATTTTTGCCTTTGATGTTACCTTTGCCCAAGTAATGTTATTTATTCTCGGAATAGCCTCTTAAGACTAATAACAAGGAGACCATCGGTGACAGAACGTGATAAAAAAGAAACAACAATTAAGAAAGAAGGAGCAGAAAGTTCCGATGTTGGAACAGTGCCTACACGTGAAAAGTTATTAAGGCCTGTTCCTGAAGACGGAATTCCTCGCCGGTGGTATGCCCTTCATGTTCTTACCGCAAAGGAATACGAAGTTTGTGATAAACTTATTAAGGGTGCAAAGCAACGGGGAATAGAGGATTTAGTGGTTAATGTGTTGGTCCCTAAAGAACGAGTAACCGAACGACGTGGTGGAACACCAAAGGTGGTCGAACATAAATGTTTTCCGGGCTATGTGCTTGTGCAATTGCCGGAGCATCCTGAAAAATATGAAGATGTCTGGTCGTTAATACGTGAGACGCCGGGGATTACTGGTTTTGTCAGTAGTCGAAGAAACGTCCCAACACCTATTCCCGATGAAGAAGTGGAAGGTATAATCGCTATTATGACTGGAGAAGAAGAGGCTCCTAAACCCAAATTGGAATTTTCTGTTGGTGACCGTGTAAAAATTGTAGAAGGACCATTTGCTAACTTTGTCGGTAAAATTGAAGAAATCAACGCCGAACGTGGTGCGTTAAAAATATCCGTCGAAATTTTTAATAGAGTTACAACAATAGAAGTTGAAACGTGGCAAGTAGAAACATTTTGATTGAGATAAAATGAAAGGTAAAAAATATGCCTCCTAAAAAGTTAAAAGCCATTGTAAAATTACAAGTTCCAGCAGGGCAAGCAACCCCTGCACCGCCCGTAGGTCCTGCGTTAGGACAACATGGGGTTAATATTATGGACTTTGTCCGTCAATTTAACGACAGGACTAAAGACCAACAGGGTATGATTATCCCTGTCGTTATATCTATTTTTGAGGACAAATCCTTTTCCTTTATTACCAAAACACCACCAGCCGCCGTTTTATTAAAGAAGGCAGCCAAATTAGCCAAGGGTTCAGGTGAACCTAATCGGAACAAAGTGGGTGAAGTCACAGAAGCACAAATCGAGGAAATTGCAAAATTAAAGATGCCTGACCTTAATGCTGGTTCTCTTGAAACAGCAAAGAGCATGATTCGCGGAACCGCAAGAAGTATGGGCATCGTTGTAAAATAACATTAAAAGTCATAAATATTTAGTAACTCTTAACCGTGGGAGGACAGCAAACCTGTCCGATTGAACCACAGGAGGATAAAAAATGGCAAAAGTCAGTAAACGAATGAGGGAACTATATAAAAAGGTTGATAGTTCCCGCTATTATTCCCTATCCGAAGCGGCACGAATTGTAAAAGAATGTGCTACTGCCAAGTTTGACGAGACGATTGAGTTAGCCTTCCTATTGGGTGTTGACCCCAGACATGCTGAGCAAATGGTTCGTGGTGCGGTATCTTTGCCCCATGGGACAGGCAAGAAAATTCGAGTCGTTGCTTTCTGTAAACAAGAAGAACAAATCAAAGCAGCTAAAGAAGCCGGTGCTATTGAAGCTGGTGCAGAAGACCTTATCGAAAAAGTGCAGGGCGGTTGGTTAGACTTTGATGCGGCAGTAGCTTCACCGGATATGATGGGACAGGTTGGTAAATTAGGTAAAATCTTAGGTCCACGTGGATTAATGCCCAGTCCTAAAGCGGGAACTGTTACTCCTAACATAGGCTCTGCAGTTGCCGAGATCATGAAAGGTAAAATAGAGTTCCGTGTAGATAAAAACGCAAATATCCATGTCCCTATCGGAAAGGCAAGCTTCACACCGGAACAGATTGAAGAAAATGCGGCGACTGTAATCTCTGCAATTATAAAAGCACGCCCTGCTTCCCTTAAAGGTACTTACTTAAAAACGTGTTGTATCTGTTCTACAATGGGTCCGGGTGTGAAATTAGACCCCGCTGCATTAACCGCAAAATATCGTGGTGGCACCTCGTAAAGTATGAGCATAAATAGAAGTGTATACCTAAAAGCAAAATAAAGGCATAGTTATGATGAACAAAGAAGGAATTTTATTTACATCGGAATCCGTAACGGATGGGCATCCTGACAAGGTAGCGGATATTATCTCGGACACAGTTCTGGATGCCATGTTAGAACAGGACCCCTATAGCCGTGTTGCATGTGAAACATTAGTTAAAACGAATTTGTGTGTTGTAGCAGGTGAGATAACTACACACGCTAAAGTTGATATTACCTCAGTAGTTCGGCAAGCCATTTTGGATATTGGCTATGGTTCGGGTTATGTTGGTTTTAATGGTGAAACATGCTCAATTCTTGTTGCCCTTGAAAAACAGTCTGTCGATATTGCCCGTGGTGTAGATGCGTCATCAGACCATGAACAAGGTGCTGGCGACCAGGGGATGATGTTCGGTTTTGCGGTTCGTGAAACTCCTGAATTAATGCCATTACCAATATCGTTAGCCCATAAGTTAGGTTTACAACTTCGTAAAATGCGTAAAGAGAAGATTCTCCCCTGGTTAATGCCAGATGGAAAGTCCCAAGTTACTGTTGAATACGTTAATGGGAAACCAGTTCGTATCGACACAGTAGTGGTGTCGAATCAACACCTTCCCTTGTATGGTGGATTAAACCCTACACCACAAGAATTGAAAAAAGAGCATGATGAAATTGAAGAGGCAATTGTTGAAAACGTTATTAAACCGACATTACCAAAAGAATTGGTCAAGGGAGATATAAAATATTTTGTTAATCCGACAGGCCGATTTGTTACAGGTGGTCCGGTAGGTGATTGTGGGCTTACAGGTAGGAAAATCATTGTTGATACGTATGGTGGGATGGGTCGACATGGTGGGGGTGCTTTCAGTGGCAAAGACCCGACAAAGGTAGACCGCAGTGCAGCATATATGGCACGATATATTGCTAAAAATATCGTCTCGGCTGGACTTGCAGACCGTTGTGAGGTTCAGTTGGCTTATGCTATCGGTGTTGCAAAACCTGTATCTATAAATGTATCTACTTTCGGCACTGGTAAAATTGAGGATATAAAGTTAGCAAAGATATTACAAGAAGTTTTTGATTGCCGTCCTGCGGTTATTATCGAATTCCTTAATCTTCGCAAACCGCAATACAAAAAGACTGCCAGTTATGGGCATTTTGGTCGTGAAGACCAAGGTTTCCGCTGGGAAGAGACGGATTCTGTAAATATTTTACGTGAAAAGACGGGAATATAAGGCTTATTATTTTATAATCACATCGCCATCCCTAAAATGGGAGCAGATACCTGCGGAGAGAACCTTCGAGGTTTATTCCCATTCTATAGTTGCAGGTGGTTTTGAGGTAACATCTATTAGAACGCGATTAATTCCATGAACTTCGTTACAAATGCGACTGGCAACTTTTTGAATTACATCATGAGGAAAACGGAACCAATCTGCGGTCATGGCATCTTCGGAAGTTACCGCCCGAAGGACGCACACCTCTTTATAAGTTCGTTCATCCCCTTGTACTCCGACACTTTTTACGGGTAACAAACATACAAAAGCCTGCCAGATTTGATTATATAATCCTGCTTTTCGAATTTCCTCTATAAAAATAGCATCTGCCTCGCGTAAGGTATTCAATCGTTCTTCGGTTACTTCACCGATACATCGCACAGCAAGCCCCGGTCCCGGAAACGGATGGCGATGTATAATCTCTTCTGGAATCCCTAATTGTTTTCCCACATCTCTGACTTCATCTTTGAATAGTTCACGAAGAGGCTCTATTAATTGTAGATTCATTTTTTCTGGTAATCCCCCTACATTGTGATGACTTTTTATTGTTGATGATGGACCCCCAGTTGCAGAAACAGACTCAATCACGTCCGGGTATAATGTCCCTTGAGCAAGGAAAGACAAGTCTCCCAATTTTTTTGCCTCCTTCTCAAAAACGTCAATAAATAGTGAACCGATAATCTTCCTTTTCTGTTCTGGCTCTGTAACTCCTTTTAATTGGTTCAAGAAAAGGTCTTGTGCCTTTACACAATGTAGATTAATATGGAAATTATCGCGGAATATCTTTTCTACCATTTCAGGCTCGCCTTTACGAAGCAAGCCATTGTCTACAAAAACACAATGTAAATTATCACCAATTGCCCGATGAAGCAACACAGCAGTGACGCTTGAGTCGACGCCACCACTTAAAGCACATAGTACTTTTTTACCATTAATTCTCTCTTTCAATTCCTGCACTGTGTGGGTTATAAAATTACCCATTGTCCATGAAGAATCTGCTTTACAGATGTTATGCACAAAGTTTGATATGATTTTTTGTCCTTCTGGTGTGTGGACCACTTCTGGATGAAATTGGACCCCATAAAATTTCTGTTCATAATTTTCAATAACTGCGTATCGACAATTTGCAGTGGCTCCTGTTGGGGTAAAACCTGGTGGTAATTCTGTAACATGGTCTCCATGACTCATCCAGACAGGTGTTTCTTTATGGATACCCTTTAATAATTCAGAATGATTTTTATGTTTAAGGTAAGCAATACCATATTCCTTTTGTGTTGCTGGTTCCACTTTCCCACCGAGAAGATGGGCAAATATTTGCACACCATAACAAATCCCCAAAATAGGAACGTTGAGTTTGAAAATTTCAGGGTTTGGTAAAGGAGCGTTCGGCTGATGAACACTCGCTGGACCCCCACTTAACACAAGTCCCACTAAGTTTGGCGATTTAATTTTCTCTAAAGATGTGTTGTAAGGCAAGATAATGCTATACACACCTGATTCACGAATACGTCGGGCAATAAGTTTGCTATATTGAGCACCGAAATCTAAGACAACAATAACGGGTCCGTTATATTCCATAAATTATTACCTCGGTATTTGATAATTTGGAGCATCTTCTGTGATAGTTACATCATGAGGATGACTTTCTTTTATACCAGCAGAGGTTATTCGGATTAATCTGGTTTTTTCTTGTAGAGATTTTATGTCAGGGCAACCACAATAACCCATTGCTGCACGTAATCCACCGACCAGTTGATGAATGACATCCGCCAGGACACCGCGGTATGGAACTCGCCCCTCAATACCTTCTGGAACAAGTTTTGTGGTTTCAGTTTCAAATTGCATGTATCTTGTTTTACTTCCACGTTGCATGGCTTTGATAGACCCCATCCCGCGGACAAGTTTATATGTTCTACCTTCGTATAAAACACGTTCACCGGGGCTTTCCTCTGTACCGGCGAAGAGACTGCCAATCATAACGACATCTGCACCAGCAGAGATGGCTTTTGCAATATCTCCAGAGTATTTTATCCCACCATCGGATATTACAGGGATATTCTGTTCATGACAGAGGCGGGCAACATTAAGAACAGCGGTGATTTGTGGAACGCCAACCCCCGTTACAACGCGGGTAGTACAAATAGCCCCTGGTCCAACACCGACTTTGACTGCGTCAGCTCCTGCATCAATTAAAGCCTGAGCACCTTCCGCGGTAACCACATTCCCTGCAATCAAAGGAACGTGAGGATGACGTTTTTTAACTGCTGACACCATTTTCAAAACAAGGGCAGAATGTCCATGTGCTGAATCAATAACTAAAACATCAACCCCTGCACCGACTAACGCGTCTGCTCGTGATAGTTCATCTTCACCAACTCCTATTGCAGCACCCACCCTTAAACGTCCCATGTCATCTACACATCGGTTTGGAAAATCTTTTGCTTTAATAATGTCTTTCACAGTAAGTAAACCTACAAGACGTCCAAGCTCATCTACAATGGGTAATTTTTCGATGCGATGTTTATGTAGAATATATTTTGCTTCTTCTAATTTTATCCCTGGTGGTACGGTAATTATTCGCTCTTTTGGGGTCATAATTTCGGATATTTTTTTCGAATAATTCTCTTCAAATCTTAAATCTCTATTGGTTAGAATCCCCACAAGAATACCGTTTTCATCTGTAATAGGCACACCAGAAATACGATAACGAGACATCAATGATTCTGCATCTGCAAGGGTATGGTTTGGAGATAGAGTGAATGGATGAGTAATAACGCCTGATTGGGATCTCTTTACACGATCTACTTCTGTTGCTTGCTCTTCGGCGGTCAGGTTTTTGTGAATAATCCCGATGCCTCCTTCTCGTGCTATTGCAATTGCAAGCCGTGATTCTGTCACGGTATCCATAGCGGCACTCATGATGGGGATGTTTAATGTGAGATTGCATGCAAGTCGTGTTTTTACATCTGTATCCCGTGGTAAAATCTTTGAATATGCTGGTTCTAATAAAACGTCATCAAATGATAAACCTTCGGTAATTCGTTCGTTATTTTGCATTGATACGCGTCCTGAATTAAAAATTAAGGATTGAAAATTGATAATTTAACCCCGGAAGTGGCTCCCGGGTATATAATTATAAAGCAATTAAATTACATATGCAAAATAAAAAATACTATTTTGACCGAGACCTTTTATATTTTACACGTTGTACTTAAATTGTTTTGTAGAGGTTTTCTTTATAAGATTAATGATTTAATTAAATAGACATAGTATAAAAAGGATTTTAAATAAAACTGTTATATATATTATTTAGACTTAAATACAGAATTTATGATATTCTAATATATATAAATGAAGAACTATTGTATGTGCGCCTGTAGCTCAGTTGGATAGAGCACTTGCCTCCGGAGCAAGGGGCCGTGGGTTCAAATCCCGCCGGGCGCGCCATTTTTTTGTTAGCACTCCTCTATAATTGATAGAATTATAATAGAGATGAGAATTAAAAAATTGTTTGATTGAAAAATAAAGTTTAACCTTTCTTTTGTTAAATTTATTATTATGAGAACAGATAAGATTTCATTCTTGTTCATTTTTTAGATAAAATTTAAACGAACAGTAGTAGTAAGGAAACAAGCAATGGATTCACAGCTCCTCGTTTTAACAGGCAAAAAGAAAGGGATGGCGTATCAATTAAAAGAGCCAATCACTATTGGTAGAAGCCAGGAAAATGTTATTATTCTTGACGACCCGAAGGTATCACGGAAGCATGCAGTTATTGAGATTACTGAGGAAGGTCCTTTGTTAAAAGACTTAAATAGTGGCAACGGAACTTATGTTGGAAGTCAACGAATTACGGAGTATTTTCTGAAACCAGGAGATGTCTTTCGCGTTGGCACACAATTAATCCGATATGAAGAGGTACATCAAAGTTCAGCCGATACGGAACCACCTGTCCGTTTTGAAGTTACAACAGAAGAAAAGACAGAAAGTGAAACGCTCAGTCATATTCATGAGACTCTTTTCCAGTTGCCAGAATACACCGCAACAAAGGAACATATTCAGACTATTCAGAATCGACTTAGGGCGGTTTATAATGCCAATCAAATTATTGTGAGTGAACAAAACCTTAAGAATCTATTTACAAAAATTATAGAACAAATATTCTCCCTGTTGCCTGCACATAATGGGGCGATTTTACTTTGGGATAAACGAAAGAAACGGCTTGTTATCGAACATGTTTATACCCGTACGAATTTGGAAGATTTTTCAATTAGTTTAACAATTGTAAATCGAGCTTTCGAAAATAAAGAAGCAGTTATTACACAAAATGCAGCGGAAGATAGTCGATTTAGGAATGTTTCTGGTAGTATTATTCTCCATCGAATTGCCTCCGCTATGTGTGTCCCATTAGTTTATCAAGACCATTGTTTAGGTGTGATTTATGTCGATACCCGTGGGACATCCCGTGCCTTTACACAAGAGGACCTTGAGATGTTAGTGGCTATAGCGGGCCCTGCCGCCATTGCTTTACGAAATGTCCAGTATATTGAAATGATAAAGCAAAGTTATAGGGACACATTAACGACGATTGCGAATGCTGTTGAATTACGAGACCACTATACCATTGGCCATACATGGCGGGTGACTAATTTTGCGATTGAGATTGCCAAAATTTTGGGTTGGACTGAAGAAAAAATTGAAGAGGTATATATGGGAGGTGTTCTTCATGATGTAGGAAAGATAGCCGTTGATGATGCTATATTACGGAAGGAGAGTCCACTCACAGAGGAAGAATTTGAGAAAATGAAAATACACCCAGTACGTGGTGCAGATTTACTTCGTGATATATCTTTATTTCAGTCCATTATCCCTTACTGTTTATACCATCATGAGAGGTATGATGGTAAAGGTTATCCCTATGGATTGAAAGGTAAAGAGATTCCTATAGAAGGGCGTTTAATCGCAGTAGCGGATACCTTAGATGCAATGACAAGTAATCGTCCTTATCGTAAGGGCATGGAACCTGAAGTTGCCATTGAGAAGATTATTGATTTGAAGGAAACCCAGTTAGACCCTGAAATTGTTGATGCCCTGCTTGAAGCATATAATTTGGGACGTATCCATTCCATTCTACAAGATTATCACAAACGTGATAGCCGTAGTATCGCCTGTGCGTTTTGTAGCACGCATATTCGCGTTCCAGAAGAAACACGGCCAGGCTCTGAGATAATGTGTCCTGTTTGCGGTAGGAGGCTATTACTAAAAGAATCTCACGATGTCCTCTATGGTGAATTATTACCTCAAACGGACATGAGTTTTACGATTATACCATTTCGTTATAATAAAGACACATAAAGACGTTTCACTTATTTAAACCGTACTCATCATTTTTAATTTACTTTCAAGTTTGTATTACACTATATTCATTTATTATGGGAATAACCTTTTAATAATAACTTTTTATTTTGGAGGATAATTTCAATGAAAAAGAATGAGTGGTCAAAAATGACAAGAAGAGCATTCTTAGCTACTTCAACAACTGTTATTTCCGCAGGTGCATTTAGTCAGACAGCTGGTCAAACACCGAACACGGCACAAGTAGTCCCGCGTAAAATATCTCCCAATGAGAAGCTGAACGTGGCTGCAATTG
This window harbors:
- the rpmG gene encoding 50S ribosomal protein L33, with product MREQVILQCMECKRKNYTTTREKRKHPERLEIKKFCKFDRKHTVHREMK
- a CDS encoding HD domain-containing protein, yielding MDSQLLVLTGKKKGMAYQLKEPITIGRSQENVIILDDPKVSRKHAVIEITEEGPLLKDLNSGNGTYVGSQRITEYFLKPGDVFRVGTQLIRYEEVHQSSADTEPPVRFEVTTEEKTESETLSHIHETLFQLPEYTATKEHIQTIQNRLRAVYNANQIIVSEQNLKNLFTKIIEQIFSLLPAHNGAILLWDKRKKRLVIEHVYTRTNLEDFSISLTIVNRAFENKEAVITQNAAEDSRFRNVSGSIILHRIASAMCVPLVYQDHCLGVIYVDTRGTSRAFTQEDLEMLVAIAGPAAIALRNVQYIEMIKQSYRDTLTTIANAVELRDHYTIGHTWRVTNFAIEIAKILGWTEEKIEEVYMGGVLHDVGKIAVDDAILRKESPLTEEEFEKMKIHPVRGADLLRDISLFQSIIPYCLYHHERYDGKGYPYGLKGKEIPIEGRLIAVADTLDAMTSNRPYRKGMEPEVAIEKIIDLKETQLDPEIVDALLEAYNLGRIHSILQDYHKRDSRSIACAFCSTHIRVPEETRPGSEIMCPVCGRRLLLKESHDVLYGELLPQTDMSFTIIPFRYNKDT
- the guaA gene encoding glutamine-hydrolyzing GMP synthase — translated: MEYNGPVIVVLDFGAQYSKLIARRIRESGVYSIILPYNTSLEKIKSPNLVGLVLSGGPASVHQPNAPLPNPEIFKLNVPILGICYGVQIFAHLLGGKVEPATQKEYGIAYLKHKNHSELLKGIHKETPVWMSHGDHVTELPPGFTPTGATANCRYAVIENYEQKFYGVQFHPEVVHTPEGQKIISNFVHNICKADSSWTMGNFITHTVQELKERINGKKVLCALSGGVDSSVTAVLLHRAIGDNLHCVFVDNGLLRKGEPEMVEKIFRDNFHINLHCVKAQDLFLNQLKGVTEPEQKRKIIGSLFIDVFEKEAKKLGDLSFLAQGTLYPDVIESVSATGGPSSTIKSHHNVGGLPEKMNLQLIEPLRELFKDEVRDVGKQLGIPEEIIHRHPFPGPGLAVRCIGEVTEERLNTLREADAIFIEEIRKAGLYNQIWQAFVCLLPVKSVGVQGDERTYKEVCVLRAVTSEDAMTADWFRFPHDVIQKVASRICNEVHGINRVLIDVTSKPPATIEWE
- the rplA gene encoding 50S ribosomal protein L1, which codes for MAKVSKRMRELYKKVDSSRYYSLSEAARIVKECATAKFDETIELAFLLGVDPRHAEQMVRGAVSLPHGTGKKIRVVAFCKQEEQIKAAKEAGAIEAGAEDLIEKVQGGWLDFDAAVASPDMMGQVGKLGKILGPRGLMPSPKAGTVTPNIGSAVAEIMKGKIEFRVDKNANIHVPIGKASFTPEQIEENAATVISAIIKARPASLKGTYLKTCCICSTMGPGVKLDPAALTAKYRGGTS
- the metK gene encoding methionine adenosyltransferase; translated protein: MMNKEGILFTSESVTDGHPDKVADIISDTVLDAMLEQDPYSRVACETLVKTNLCVVAGEITTHAKVDITSVVRQAILDIGYGSGYVGFNGETCSILVALEKQSVDIARGVDASSDHEQGAGDQGMMFGFAVRETPELMPLPISLAHKLGLQLRKMRKEKILPWLMPDGKSQVTVEYVNGKPVRIDTVVVSNQHLPLYGGLNPTPQELKKEHDEIEEAIVENVIKPTLPKELVKGDIKYFVNPTGRFVTGGPVGDCGLTGRKIIVDTYGGMGRHGGGAFSGKDPTKVDRSAAYMARYIAKNIVSAGLADRCEVQLAYAIGVAKPVSINVSTFGTGKIEDIKLAKILQEVFDCRPAVIIEFLNLRKPQYKKTASYGHFGREDQGFRWEETDSVNILREKTGI
- the secE gene encoding preprotein translocase subunit SecE, which produces MSKTVLSVEEKQERGLKALYVKAKNFLLEVKSELEKVTWPTVDDLKVSTKVTMIMLVIMAVIIFAFDVTFAQVMLFILGIAS
- the rplK gene encoding 50S ribosomal protein L11, giving the protein MPPKKLKAIVKLQVPAGQATPAPPVGPALGQHGVNIMDFVRQFNDRTKDQQGMIIPVVISIFEDKSFSFITKTPPAAVLLKKAAKLAKGSGEPNRNKVGEVTEAQIEEIAKLKMPDLNAGSLETAKSMIRGTARSMGIVVK
- the guaB gene encoding IMP dehydrogenase, with amino-acid sequence MQNNERITEGLSFDDVLLEPAYSKILPRDTDVKTRLACNLTLNIPIMSAAMDTVTESRLAIAIAREGGIGIIHKNLTAEEQATEVDRVKRSQSGVITHPFTLSPNHTLADAESLMSRYRISGVPITDENGILVGILTNRDLRFEENYSKKISEIMTPKERIITVPPGIKLEEAKYILHKHRIEKLPIVDELGRLVGLLTVKDIIKAKDFPNRCVDDMGRLRVGAAIGVGEDELSRADALVGAGVDVLVIDSAHGHSALVLKMVSAVKKRHPHVPLIAGNVVTAEGAQALIDAGADAVKVGVGPGAICTTRVVTGVGVPQITAVLNVARLCHEQNIPVISDGGIKYSGDIAKAISAGADVVMIGSLFAGTEESPGERVLYEGRTYKLVRGMGSIKAMQRGSKTRYMQFETETTKLVPEGIEGRVPYRGVLADVIHQLVGGLRAAMGYCGCPDIKSLQEKTRLIRITSAGIKESHPHDVTITEDAPNYQIPR
- the nusG gene encoding transcription termination/antitermination protein NusG yields the protein MTERDKKETTIKKEGAESSDVGTVPTREKLLRPVPEDGIPRRWYALHVLTAKEYEVCDKLIKGAKQRGIEDLVVNVLVPKERVTERRGGTPKVVEHKCFPGYVLVQLPEHPEKYEDVWSLIRETPGITGFVSSRRNVPTPIPDEEVEGIIAIMTGEEEAPKPKLEFSVGDRVKIVEGPFANFVGKIEEINAERGALKISVEIFNRVTTIEVETWQVETF